The following are from one region of the Salvia hispanica cultivar TCC Black 2014 chromosome 1, UniMelb_Shisp_WGS_1.0, whole genome shotgun sequence genome:
- the LOC125201883 gene encoding protein RADIALIS-like 3 produces MASSSLTSSRCSWTSKQNKQFEEALARYDKDTPDRWHNIARAVGGKSADEVRRHYEVLVKDIMQIETDQVPIPNYRALARGYAHEQRLIRNLKLQ; encoded by the exons ATGGCCTCGAGCTCATTGACATCTTCACGTTGCTCGTGGACGTCCAAGCAAAACAAGCAGTTTGAGGAGGCCCTAGCAAGGTACGACAAGGACACACCGGACCGTTGGCACAACATAGCCAGAGCAGTTGGTGGGAAATCAGCAGATGAAGTGAGGAGGCATTATGAAGTCTTGGTTAAAGACATTATGCAAATAGAGACTGATCAAGTGCCCATTCCCAACTACAGAGCCCTTGCAAGAGGATATGCCCATGAACAGAG GCTTATAAGGAATCTCAAGCTGCAGTGA
- the LOC125215294 gene encoding zinc-finger homeodomain protein 5-like encodes MSLPGEDKEMVQLGSDPHSGGSKRPIYRECLKNHAAGVGGNITDGCGEFMPSGDYGTLEALKCAACSCHRNFHRREPVVVHPLQLPSPSMSQHHHWSPMVQPVKMAFAAATDSSSEELNFHAAVAAAPLPPQFSARKRFRTKFTVEQKEKMLEFAEKLGWRIPREDDTSVQRFCAEVGVKRQVFKVWMHNNKTSSSSKKIPQQF; translated from the coding sequence ATGTCTTTACCTGGCGAAGACAAGGAAATGGTGCAATTAGGGTCCGACCCGCATTCTGGCGGATCCAAGCGACCCATCTACCGCGAGTGCCTCAAGAACCACGCCGCAGGCGTTGGAGGCAACATCACCGACGGCTGCGGCGAGTTCATGCCGAGCGGCGACTACGGCACACTCGAGGCACTGAAGTGCGCCGCCTGCAGCTGCCACCGAAACTTCCACCGGAGGGAGCCAGTGGTGGTGCACCCGCTCCAGCTCCCGTCCCCTTCCATGAGCCAGCACCACCACTGGAGCCCCATGGTGCAGCCGGTCAAGATGGCCTTTGCCGCCGCCACGGACTCGTCGAGCGAGGAGCTCAACTTCCACGCGGCTGTGGCGGCGGCGCCGCTCCCGCCGCAGTTCTCTGCGAGGAAGAGGTTCAGGACCAAGTTCACGGTGGAGCAGAAGGAGAAGATGCTGGAGTTTGCTGAGAAGTTGGGGTGGCGAATCCCCAGAGAAGACGACACCTCAGTGCAGAGATTCTGCGCTGAGGTTGGCGTCAAGAGGCAGGTTTTCAAAGTATGGATGCATAATAACAAGacttcttcctcttccaaaAAAATCCCCCAACAATTTTAG